The following coding sequences are from one Microvirgula aerodenitrificans DSM 15089 window:
- the zapD gene encoding cell division protein ZapD — MPVISFEFPIAERIRLLLRLEDLFQRLAHFMERGTPTDHHAALLSLFEISEIGARSDVKGELLQELDRQKHALDALRDNPAIAEDALDAVLADIEAAMSGLFDSTSRVGQHLRENEWLSTIRQRSGIPGGVCEFDLPSYHFWLHRPDAMRRADVDRWYAPLKPARAAADVLLQLLRDNGKTYPLVARGGNFQQMSGGRIVHMIRIVIDELYGVVPELSANKYAINVRFVQPGTGNERPRPVGKDIEFTLTYCKL; from the coding sequence GTGCCTGTGATCAGCTTCGAGTTTCCCATCGCCGAGCGCATCCGTCTGTTGTTGCGCCTCGAAGATCTGTTCCAGCGTCTTGCGCACTTCATGGAACGCGGTACCCCGACCGACCATCATGCGGCGCTGCTGTCGCTGTTCGAGATTTCGGAGATCGGTGCGCGTTCCGACGTCAAGGGCGAGCTGCTGCAGGAACTCGACCGGCAGAAGCATGCGCTGGATGCGCTGCGCGACAATCCGGCCATTGCCGAAGACGCGCTGGACGCGGTGCTGGCCGATATCGAAGCGGCGATGAGCGGTCTGTTCGACTCTACCAGTCGCGTCGGCCAGCATTTGCGCGAGAACGAATGGCTGTCGACCATCCGCCAGCGCTCCGGCATTCCCGGCGGGGTGTGCGAGTTCGACCTGCCGTCCTATCACTTCTGGCTGCACCGGCCCGATGCCATGCGCCGCGCTGACGTCGATCGCTGGTATGCGCCGCTGAAGCCGGCCCGTGCTGCTGCCGACGTGCTGCTGCAGCTGCTGCGCGACAATGGCAAGACCTATCCGCTGGTCGCCCGTGGCGGCAATTTCCAGCAGATGTCCGGGGGGCGCATCGTCCACATGATCCGCATCGTCATCGACGAGCTGTATGGTGTCGTGCCGGAACTGTCGGCCAACAAGTACGCGATCAACGTCCGTTTCGTGCAGCCGGGTACCGGCAACGAGCGGCCGCGTCCGGTCGGCAAGGACATCGAGTTCACGCTGACCTATTGCAAGCTGTAA
- a CDS encoding ABC transporter substrate-binding protein, whose product MRIKKLALALAATGFMAQAYAAGTLIYCSEGSPAGFDPAQYTTGTDFDASAETVFNRLSQFERGSTKVVPGLAEKWDIAPDGLAYTFHLRKGVKFHTTDYFKPTRDFNADDVVFTFDRMLDRNNAFRKAYPTEFPYFTDMGMNQTIAKVEKIDPYTVKFVLKKPEAAFIQNMAMSFASIQSAEYANQLLKTGKAAQLNTQPIGTGPFIFKRYQKDAQIRFVGNKQYWEKGANAVKLDNLIFAINTDASVRAQKVKAGECHIASYPKPADVAGLKADPKLTVQSQAGFNLGYIAYNVKHKPFDKLEVRQALDMAVNKKAIINAVYQGAGQLATNPMPPTQWSYNKALKDAPYDLNKAKALLKKAGVPNGFSITLWAMPVQRPYNPNAKLMAEMLQADWAKIGVKAKIVSYEWGEYMKRAKAGEHDVLLIGWTGDNGDPDNWLGTLLGCDAINGNNFSKWCQKPFNDLIVKGRSTSNQAERSKYYMQAQQIFKQEVPFTPVAHSTIDKPMSKKVQGYKISPFSLNSFYGVSVQ is encoded by the coding sequence ATGCGCATCAAGAAGCTCGCGCTGGCGCTAGCCGCAACCGGTTTCATGGCCCAGGCCTATGCTGCCGGCACCCTGATCTATTGCTCGGAAGGCAGCCCGGCCGGTTTTGACCCGGCCCAGTACACCACCGGCACCGATTTCGACGCGTCAGCCGAAACCGTATTCAACCGCCTGTCGCAATTCGAGCGCGGCTCGACCAAAGTCGTGCCGGGCCTGGCCGAAAAATGGGATATTGCGCCGGACGGTCTGGCTTATACCTTCCATCTGCGCAAGGGCGTGAAATTCCACACCACCGACTATTTCAAGCCGACGCGTGATTTCAACGCCGACGACGTCGTGTTTACCTTCGATCGCATGCTTGACCGCAACAATGCGTTCCGCAAGGCTTATCCGACCGAATTCCCGTATTTCACCGACATGGGCATGAATCAGACCATTGCCAAGGTCGAGAAAATCGATCCGTATACGGTCAAATTCGTCCTGAAGAAACCGGAAGCGGCCTTTATCCAGAACATGGCCATGAGCTTCGCGTCGATCCAGTCGGCCGAATACGCGAACCAGTTGCTGAAGACCGGCAAGGCGGCGCAGCTGAACACCCAGCCGATCGGCACCGGCCCGTTCATCTTCAAGCGCTACCAGAAGGATGCGCAGATCCGCTTCGTCGGCAACAAGCAGTATTGGGAAAAGGGTGCCAATGCCGTCAAGCTGGACAACCTGATCTTCGCCATCAACACCGACGCATCGGTGCGGGCGCAGAAGGTCAAGGCCGGCGAATGCCATATTGCCTCGTACCCGAAGCCGGCCGACGTGGCCGGGCTGAAGGCCGACCCGAAGCTGACCGTGCAGTCGCAAGCCGGCTTCAACCTGGGTTACATCGCCTACAACGTCAAGCACAAGCCGTTCGACAAGCTGGAAGTGCGCCAGGCGCTGGACATGGCGGTCAACAAGAAGGCGATCATCAACGCCGTCTACCAGGGCGCCGGCCAGCTGGCGACCAACCCGATGCCGCCGACGCAATGGTCGTACAACAAGGCGCTGAAGGATGCGCCGTACGACCTGAACAAGGCCAAGGCACTGCTGAAGAAGGCCGGCGTGCCGAACGGCTTCAGCATCACGCTGTGGGCGATGCCGGTGCAGCGCCCGTACAACCCGAACGCCAAGCTGATGGCGGAAATGCTGCAGGCCGACTGGGCCAAGATCGGCGTCAAGGCGAAAATCGTCTCGTACGAGTGGGGCGAATACATGAAGCGTGCCAAGGCCGGCGAGCATGATGTGCTGCTGATTGGCTGGACCGGTGACAATGGGGATCCGGACAACTGGCTGGGCACGCTGCTCGGCTGCGACGCGATCAATGGCAACAACTTCTCCAAGTGGTGCCAGAAGCCGTTCAACGACCTGATCGTCAAGGGCCGTTCGACCAGCAACCAGGCTGAGCGCAGCAAGTACTACATGCAGGCACAGCAGATCTTCAAGCAGGAAGTGCCGTTCACGCCGGTGGCTCACTCGACCATCGACAAGCCGATGAGCAAGAAAGTGCAGGGCTACAAGATCAGCCCGTTCTCGCTGAATTCGTTCTACGGCGTCAGTGTGCAGTAA
- a CDS encoding ABC transporter ATP-binding protein — translation MSLLDIRNLAVRFGHFNAVEGVDLQVEAGEIVGIVGESGSGKSVTMMALMGLIDSNGTISADAMTFDGKDLMKMGARARRKIVGKDIAMIFQDPMTSLNPSYTVGFQIMEVLKLHQGLHGAALKQRAIELMELVEIPSPASRLNAYPHQLSGGMSQRVVIAMAIACRPKLLIADEPTTALDVTIQAQIMELLVNLQKNHGMALVMITHDLAVIAEIANRVQVMYAGQVVETGRVPQLFRTPHHPYTEALLSAIPEHSKGASRLRTLPGVVPGAYDRPGGCLLSPRCPYVQDNCRATRPELVATSHGEARCYYPLTYTEAA, via the coding sequence ATGAGTTTGTTGGATATCCGCAATCTGGCGGTACGCTTCGGCCACTTCAATGCCGTCGAGGGTGTCGACCTGCAAGTCGAGGCCGGCGAGATCGTCGGCATCGTCGGCGAGTCCGGTTCGGGCAAGTCGGTGACCATGATGGCGCTGATGGGGCTGATCGACAGCAATGGCACGATCAGTGCCGATGCCATGACCTTCGATGGCAAGGACCTGATGAAAATGGGCGCCCGCGCCCGGCGCAAGATCGTCGGCAAGGACATCGCCATGATCTTCCAGGACCCGATGACCAGCCTGAACCCGAGCTATACCGTCGGCTTCCAGATCATGGAAGTGCTGAAACTGCACCAGGGCCTGCACGGTGCCGCACTGAAACAGCGCGCGATCGAACTGATGGAACTGGTCGAAATCCCCAGCCCGGCCAGCCGGCTCAATGCCTATCCGCACCAGCTGTCCGGCGGCATGAGCCAGCGGGTGGTGATCGCAATGGCGATCGCCTGTCGTCCGAAACTGCTGATCGCCGACGAGCCGACCACCGCGCTCGACGTCACCATCCAGGCGCAGATCATGGAACTGCTGGTCAACCTGCAGAAAAACCATGGCATGGCGCTGGTGATGATTACCCACGACCTGGCGGTCATTGCCGAAATCGCTAACCGGGTGCAGGTGATGTATGCCGGCCAGGTGGTCGAGACCGGTCGCGTGCCGCAGCTGTTCCGCACCCCGCACCATCCGTATACCGAAGCGCTGCTGTCGGCCATTCCCGAGCACAGCAAGGGCGCGTCGCGCCTGCGCACGCTGCCCGGCGTGGTACCCGGCGCCTATGACCGGCCCGGCGGCTGTCTGCTGTCGCCACGCTGCCCGTACGTGCAGGACAACTGCCGCGCCACACGGCCGGAACTGGTGGCCACCTCGCATGGCGAGGCGCGCTGCTACTACCCGCTGACCTATACGGAGGCCGCATGA
- a CDS encoding ABC transporter permease subunit, giving the protein MFSFVLRRLGLLIPTFFGITLITFGLIRLIPGDPVEVMMGERRVDPVMHAEAMHRLGLDKSLPAQYLDYITSLAHGDLGQSLVTRESVWKEFTVLFPATLELASAAMLIAVVLGLLAGVVAAIKRGTILDHGVMGLSLTGFSMPIFWWGLILIMFFSVTLGWTPVSGRIDLMYDIDPKTGFMLIDTWLAQQADPELNAGAFVDAVRHLILPAVVLATIPLAVIARMTRSSMLEVLREDYIRTARAKGLSPMRVVFVHALRNALIPVLTVIGLQVGTLLAGAVLTETIFSWPGIGKWLIDAIGRRDYPVVQNGILIVATLVIVVNFLVDVLYGIANPRIRHQR; this is encoded by the coding sequence ATGTTCTCGTTCGTTCTGAGACGACTCGGCCTGCTCATTCCGACCTTCTTCGGCATCACGCTGATCACCTTCGGGTTGATCCGGCTGATTCCTGGCGACCCGGTCGAAGTGATGATGGGCGAGCGTCGCGTCGATCCGGTCATGCATGCAGAAGCCATGCATCGCCTCGGACTCGACAAATCCCTGCCGGCACAATATCTCGACTACATCACCAGTCTGGCTCATGGCGATCTCGGGCAGTCGCTGGTGACGCGCGAGAGCGTGTGGAAGGAATTCACCGTGCTGTTCCCGGCCACGCTGGAACTGGCCAGTGCCGCGATGCTGATCGCGGTGGTGCTCGGCCTGCTGGCCGGCGTCGTTGCCGCCATCAAGCGCGGCACCATTCTCGACCATGGCGTAATGGGCCTGAGCCTGACCGGTTTCTCGATGCCGATCTTCTGGTGGGGGCTGATCCTGATCATGTTCTTCTCGGTGACGCTGGGCTGGACCCCGGTGTCCGGGCGCATCGACCTGATGTATGACATCGACCCGAAAACCGGCTTCATGCTGATCGACACCTGGCTGGCGCAGCAGGCCGATCCGGAACTGAACGCCGGCGCCTTTGTCGACGCCGTCCGCCACCTGATCCTGCCGGCCGTGGTGCTCGCCACCATCCCGCTGGCAGTGATTGCGCGGATGACGCGCTCGTCGATGCTCGAAGTGCTGCGCGAGGACTATATCCGCACCGCGCGCGCCAAGGGGCTGTCGCCGATGCGGGTGGTGTTCGTGCATGCGCTGCGCAATGCGCTGATCCCGGTGCTGACCGTGATCGGCCTGCAGGTGGGCACGCTGCTCGCCGGTGCGGTGCTGACCGAGACCATCTTCTCGTGGCCGGGCATCGGCAAATGGCTGATCGACGCCATTGGCCGCCGCGACTACCCGGTGGTGCAGAACGGCATCCTGATCGTCGCCACGCTGGTCATCGTGGTGAACTTCCTCGTTGACGTGCTGTACGGCATCGCCAACCCGCGCATCCGCCACCAGAGATAA
- a CDS encoding DNA gyrase inhibitor YacG, whose amino-acid sequence MTTVVKCPTCSRPVEWTAESRWRPFCSERCKLIDLGQWAEGRYTVPCEPADPRADTENGQDFTH is encoded by the coding sequence ATGACCACCGTCGTCAAATGCCCGACCTGCTCCCGCCCGGTCGAATGGACCGCCGAGAGCCGCTGGCGGCCGTTCTGCAGCGAGCGCTGCAAACTGATCGACCTCGGGCAATGGGCCGAGGGTCGCTATACCGTGCCATGCGAACCGGCCGATCCCCGGGCTGATACTGAAAACGGGCAGGATTTTACCCACTGA
- a CDS encoding Rossmann-like and DUF2520 domain-containing protein yields MQVLNVVGAGRVGRSLARLWHQAGAVRLGGVCTRRTDSAADAVAFIGAGQALALDAMPPAALWLLAVPDSELAAVAETLAGRIDRGTVFHASGALTAAVLAPLAARGLATASAHPALSFAEPARAVREFAGTPVALEGDAAACQTLSALFAAIGGAPFPLAAAAKPGYHAACAIASNYAVVLADLALRTAQRAGLDAATARAVLAPLAGQSLANAFTLGPAAALTGPVARGDAATVALHLAGLDQVPADADAYRALGRLALQLAAPGLEPARIAAVHEALAR; encoded by the coding sequence ATGCAGGTATTGAACGTGGTGGGCGCCGGTCGGGTCGGCCGGTCGCTGGCGCGCTTGTGGCATCAGGCCGGCGCGGTGCGCCTCGGCGGCGTCTGTACCCGGCGTACGGACTCCGCCGCTGACGCGGTGGCTTTTATCGGCGCCGGTCAGGCTCTGGCGCTGGACGCCATGCCGCCGGCTGCGCTGTGGCTGCTGGCCGTGCCCGACAGCGAACTGGCTGCGGTTGCCGAGACACTGGCCGGTCGCATCGACCGCGGCACGGTTTTTCACGCCAGCGGTGCGCTGACCGCCGCCGTGCTGGCACCGCTGGCCGCGCGCGGGCTGGCGACCGCCAGTGCCCACCCGGCGCTGAGTTTTGCCGAGCCGGCAAGGGCGGTGCGCGAGTTTGCCGGCACGCCGGTGGCACTGGAAGGCGATGCGGCAGCCTGCCAGACCCTGTCTGCCCTGTTTGCCGCCATCGGTGGCGCGCCGTTCCCGCTTGCCGCCGCCGCCAAGCCCGGGTATCACGCCGCCTGTGCGATCGCCTCGAACTACGCGGTGGTGCTGGCCGATCTGGCATTGCGGACCGCGCAGCGGGCCGGGCTGGATGCCGCGACCGCACGTGCGGTGCTGGCACCGCTGGCAGGCCAGTCGCTGGCCAATGCCTTCACCCTCGGCCCGGCGGCCGCCCTGACCGGACCGGTGGCGCGCGGCGATGCGGCCACCGTGGCGCTGCATCTGGCCGGTCTCGACCAGGTGCCGGCCGACGCCGACGCTTACCGGGCGCTGGGCCGGCTGGCCCTGCAACTGGCTGCGCCGGGGCTGGAGCCGGCCCGGATCGCCGCCGTGCACGAGGCGCTGGCGCGGTGA
- a CDS encoding pyridoxal-phosphate-dependent aminotransferase family protein, with protein MKTKKLVMIPGPTPVVRSIQEQMGRETAAFGDPDFVRDFTSLLNDLKSLWKTTGEVFVVAGTGTLGMEMAVANSLRAGDRVLVVSHGYFGDRFSELCSRRGIEVDVLASEWGRIVPLEQIERALASKNYQAITVTHVDTSTGVCAPVAEIGQLLRRFPDTLYIVDGVCATAAEPEYVDDMGIDILLTGSQKAFGVPPGLAILWAGPKALARRASLGTIPDYYIDFDKWLPIMHEPAKYFATPAVNLVWALKEAVRLIKEEGLENRYARHRRTARAMQAALEALGFQVLAEADHRAVTLSNLIYPSGADDAAFRRLLAEEGVMVAGGLAAYAGRMFRLGHMGNIDAHDLVATLAAIERAAVRSGIPVELGTGLAVLQRELVRAAG; from the coding sequence ATGAAGACCAAGAAGCTGGTGATGATTCCGGGACCGACGCCGGTCGTGCGTTCCATTCAGGAACAGATGGGACGCGAGACCGCCGCCTTTGGCGATCCCGACTTCGTGCGCGACTTCACGTCGCTGCTCAATGACCTGAAGTCGCTGTGGAAAACGACGGGCGAAGTCTTTGTCGTCGCCGGCACCGGTACGCTGGGGATGGAAATGGCCGTCGCCAACAGCCTGCGCGCCGGCGACCGGGTGCTGGTGGTGTCGCACGGCTACTTTGGCGACCGTTTCTCCGAGCTGTGCTCGCGCCGTGGCATCGAAGTCGACGTGCTGGCCAGCGAATGGGGCCGGATCGTGCCGCTGGAGCAGATCGAACGCGCGCTGGCGAGCAAGAACTACCAGGCGATCACCGTGACCCACGTCGATACCTCGACCGGGGTGTGCGCGCCGGTCGCCGAAATCGGCCAGCTGCTGCGCCGCTTCCCCGACACGCTGTATATCGTCGATGGCGTGTGCGCGACCGCCGCCGAACCGGAGTACGTCGACGACATGGGCATCGACATTCTGCTGACCGGTTCGCAGAAGGCATTCGGCGTACCACCGGGACTGGCGATCCTGTGGGCCGGGCCGAAGGCGCTGGCGCGTCGTGCGTCGCTGGGCACCATTCCCGACTACTACATCGACTTCGACAAGTGGCTGCCGATCATGCACGAGCCGGCCAAGTACTTTGCCACCCCGGCCGTCAACCTGGTCTGGGCACTGAAGGAAGCGGTGCGGCTGATCAAGGAAGAAGGACTGGAAAACCGCTACGCCCGCCACCGGCGCACGGCGCGGGCGATGCAGGCCGCGCTGGAAGCACTGGGCTTCCAGGTACTGGCCGAGGCCGATCATCGTGCGGTGACACTGTCCAACCTGATCTATCCGTCCGGGGCCGACGATGCCGCCTTCCGCCGGCTGCTGGCCGAGGAGGGGGTGATGGTGGCTGGCGGGCTGGCTGCCTATGCCGGCCGCATGTTCCGCCTGGGCCATATGGGCAATATCGACGCGCACGATCTGGTGGCCACGCTGGCGGCGATCGAGCGTGCCGCCGTGCGCAGCGGGATCCCGGTCGAACTGGGTACCGGGCTGGCCGTACTGCAGCGCGAACTGGTGCGTGCTGCCGGGTAA
- a CDS encoding ABC transporter permease subunit: protein MTTTNTLTVAPADAPDHPSPLREFWQSFAHNRGAVAGLLFMLLVLACALFAPLLAPHDPIEQFRDHLLTPPVWLDGGSSQFLFGTDELGRDILSRLIYGARLSLLIGLSSVVMSLLPGIALGLAAAFFPKLAGSLIMRLMDVMMALPSLLLAVAIVAILGPGLINTMMAIAIVALPGYVRLTRASAMSELNREYVTASRVAGAGILRLMFITVLPNCMAPLIVNATMGFSTAILDAAALGFLGLGVQPPTPEWGTMLASARDYIERAWWVVTLPGLTILLSVLAINLMGDGLRDALDPKLKRAA from the coding sequence ATGACGACAACGAATACCCTGACCGTGGCACCGGCCGACGCGCCGGACCATCCGTCCCCGCTGCGCGAATTCTGGCAGAGCTTTGCACACAACCGCGGCGCCGTCGCCGGCCTGCTGTTCATGCTGCTGGTGCTCGCCTGTGCGCTGTTCGCGCCGCTGCTGGCGCCACACGATCCGATCGAGCAGTTCCGCGATCACCTGCTGACACCGCCGGTCTGGCTGGATGGCGGCAGCAGCCAGTTCCTGTTCGGTACCGACGAACTGGGACGCGACATCCTGTCGCGACTGATCTATGGCGCCCGGCTGTCGCTGCTGATCGGCCTGTCCTCGGTGGTGATGTCACTGCTGCCGGGCATTGCACTCGGTCTGGCGGCCGCTTTCTTTCCGAAACTGGCCGGCAGCCTGATCATGCGGCTGATGGACGTGATGATGGCGCTGCCGAGCCTGCTGCTGGCGGTGGCCATCGTCGCCATCCTCGGGCCGGGCCTGATCAATACCATGATGGCCATTGCCATCGTCGCCCTGCCGGGTTATGTGCGGCTGACGCGGGCGTCGGCCATGTCCGAACTGAACCGCGAATACGTGACCGCCAGCCGGGTGGCCGGCGCCGGCATCCTGCGCCTGATGTTCATTACCGTACTGCCGAACTGCATGGCGCCGCTGATCGTCAACGCGACCATGGGCTTCTCCACCGCGATTCTCGATGCCGCCGCGCTCGGCTTCCTCGGCCTGGGCGTGCAACCGCCGACGCCGGAGTGGGGCACCATGCTGGCCAGCGCGCGCGACTATATCGAGCGTGCGTGGTGGGTCGTGACTCTGCCGGGGCTGACCATTCTGCTGTCGGTGCTGGCGATCAATCTGATGGGTGACGGGCTGCGCGATGCGCTGGACCCGAAACTCAAGCGCGCCGCCTAG
- a CDS encoding peptide ABC transporter ATP-binding protein — translation MSDVILSARDLTRHYQVSRGFMKGLATVKALNGVSFDLSPGRTLAVVGESGCGKSTLARQLTLIEAPTSGSLQIDGHDAARADKALIHTLRQKVQMVFQNPYGSLNPRQKIGTQLGEPLAINTALSRQERDDKVREMMDRVGLRPEYFFRYPHMFSGGQRQRIAIARAMMLNPGIVVADEPTSALDVSIQAQVLNLFMDLQDEFRTAYVFITHNLAVVEHVADTVMVMYLGRAVEVADKATLYATPLHPYTRVLLSATPSIHAENRKIKIKVTGELPSPLNPPEGCAFHKRCPFATERCRHEVPELRPLGETRVACHHAESING, via the coding sequence ATGAGCGACGTCATTCTTTCCGCCCGCGATCTGACCCGTCACTACCAGGTCAGCCGCGGTTTCATGAAGGGCCTGGCCACGGTCAAGGCGCTGAACGGTGTCAGTTTTGACCTGAGTCCGGGCCGCACGCTGGCCGTGGTCGGCGAGTCCGGCTGCGGCAAGTCCACGCTGGCGCGGCAACTGACCCTGATCGAGGCTCCGACCAGCGGCTCGCTGCAGATCGACGGCCATGATGCGGCCCGCGCCGACAAGGCGCTGATCCACACCCTGCGGCAGAAGGTGCAGATGGTGTTCCAGAACCCGTACGGCTCGCTGAACCCGCGGCAGAAGATCGGCACCCAGCTTGGCGAACCGCTGGCGATCAACACCGCGCTGTCGCGGCAGGAGCGCGATGACAAGGTGCGCGAGATGATGGACCGGGTCGGCCTGCGACCGGAGTACTTCTTCCGCTATCCGCACATGTTCTCCGGTGGCCAGCGCCAGCGCATTGCCATTGCGCGGGCGATGATGCTGAACCCCGGCATCGTTGTCGCCGACGAACCGACCTCGGCGCTGGACGTGTCGATCCAGGCCCAGGTGCTGAACCTGTTCATGGACCTGCAGGACGAGTTCCGCACCGCCTATGTGTTCATCACCCACAACCTGGCCGTGGTCGAACACGTTGCCGATACGGTGATGGTGATGTACCTCGGCCGGGCGGTCGAAGTGGCGGACAAGGCCACGCTGTATGCGACGCCGCTGCACCCGTACACCAGGGTGCTGCTGTCGGCCACGCCGTCCATCCATGCCGAGAACCGCAAGATCAAGATCAAGGTGACCGGCGAGCTGCCGAGTCCGCTCAACCCGCCGGAAGGCTGTGCGTTCCACAAGCGCTGCCCGTTCGCGACCGAACGTTGCCGGCACGAGGTGCCGGAATTGCGACCGCTCGGCGAAACCCGGGTCGCCTGCCATCATGCGGAGTCGATCAACGGCTGA
- the pabC gene encoding aminodeoxychorismate lyase: protein MPILINHQPAESLSVSDRGFTYGDGVFRTLRASHGQPRLWRWQWQRLAHDCAALGLPLPDVDPLLADITRVCAGIDEATVRITVTRGQGARGYSPASAPGSTLIVQASPYLAAPDSCFRDGIVARLCDWRLALQPRLAGIKHLNRLENVLARAEWTDPAIREGILRDSEGRVIEGTMSNLVICRGGALLTPRLDGAGVAGAVRACLMATLPLQETELRLDELLAADEILCVNSLIGVWPLARLGDWRSRSRTAAEQLAAVLAEAG from the coding sequence ATGCCGATCCTGATCAATCATCAGCCCGCCGAGAGTCTGTCCGTGTCCGACCGGGGCTTCACCTATGGCGACGGCGTGTTCCGCACCCTGCGCGCCAGCCATGGCCAGCCCCGGCTGTGGCGCTGGCAATGGCAGCGGCTGGCGCATGACTGCGCGGCACTGGGGCTGCCGCTGCCGGATGTCGACCCGCTGCTGGCCGACATTACCCGCGTCTGCGCCGGCATTGACGAAGCCACGGTCCGGATCACCGTGACCCGGGGGCAGGGCGCACGCGGCTATTCGCCGGCCTCGGCGCCGGGCTCGACCCTGATCGTCCAGGCCTCGCCGTATCTGGCGGCGCCGGACAGCTGCTTTCGCGACGGCATCGTCGCCCGGCTGTGCGACTGGCGGCTGGCGCTCCAGCCGCGGCTGGCCGGCATCAAGCACCTGAACCGGCTGGAGAACGTGCTGGCCCGGGCCGAATGGACCGACCCGGCCATTCGCGAAGGCATCCTGCGCGACAGCGAAGGCCGGGTGATCGAAGGCACGATGTCCAATCTGGTCATCTGCCGTGGGGGTGCGTTGCTGACGCCACGGCTGGACGGTGCCGGTGTCGCCGGCGCCGTGCGCGCCTGCCTGATGGCGACGTTGCCGCTGCAGGAAACCGAATTGCGACTGGACGAACTGCTTGCTGCCGACGAGATCCTCTGCGTCAATTCGCTGATTGGCGTCTGGCCGCTGGCCCGGCTCGGCGACTGGCGCAGCCGCTCGCGCACGGCGGCAGAACAGCTGGCGGCCGTACTGGCCGAGGCCGGATAG
- a CDS encoding O-acetylhomoserine aminocarboxypropyltransferase/cysteine synthase family protein, translating into MRIETLAVHGGFSPDPTTKAVAVPIYQTTSFAFDSTQHGADLFDLKVQGNIYTRIMNPTTDVLEKRVAAMEGGIGALAVASGMAATCYAIQTIAETGDNIIATSTLYGGTYNLFAHTLPQLGIEVRFVDYRKPEDIAGLIDARTKAVFCESIGNPLGNVVDFAAFADIAHAHGVPLIVDNTVPSPYLCRPFEHGADIVVHSLTKYLGGHGTSIGGIIVDSGKFPWGEHKERFKRLNEPDVSYHGVNYVEVLGAAAYIARARVVPLRNMGAAISPMNSFLILQGIETLPLRMDRICDNALTIARHLSRHPLVDWVEYAALEGNISKLLVDMYMGGRASGVLSFGIKTGAAGGARFIDALQLVTRLVNIGDAKSLACHPGSTTHRQLSPEEQLKAGVRPEMIRLSIGIEHIDDLLEDIDQALAAAA; encoded by the coding sequence ATGCGCATTGAAACCCTGGCCGTCCATGGCGGATTCTCGCCCGACCCGACCACCAAGGCCGTCGCCGTCCCGATCTACCAGACCACCAGCTTTGCGTTCGACAGCACCCAGCATGGTGCCGACCTGTTCGACCTGAAGGTGCAGGGCAATATCTACACCCGCATCATGAACCCGACCACCGACGTGCTGGAAAAGCGCGTTGCGGCGATGGAGGGCGGCATCGGTGCACTGGCCGTCGCCAGCGGCATGGCCGCAACCTGCTACGCAATCCAGACCATTGCCGAGACCGGTGACAACATCATCGCCACCTCGACCCTGTATGGCGGCACCTACAACCTGTTCGCCCATACCCTGCCGCAACTGGGCATCGAAGTGCGCTTCGTCGACTATCGCAAACCGGAAGACATTGCCGGCCTGATCGACGCACGCACCAAGGCGGTGTTCTGCGAAAGCATCGGCAATCCGCTCGGCAATGTGGTCGATTTCGCCGCCTTTGCCGACATTGCCCACGCCCACGGCGTGCCGCTGATCGTCGACAACACCGTGCCAAGCCCGTATCTGTGCCGTCCGTTCGAGCATGGCGCCGATATCGTGGTCCACTCGCTGACCAAGTACCTTGGTGGCCACGGCACCAGCATCGGCGGCATCATCGTCGACTCGGGCAAGTTCCCGTGGGGCGAGCACAAGGAGCGCTTCAAGCGCCTGAACGAACCGGACGTCAGCTATCACGGCGTCAACTACGTCGAAGTGCTGGGTGCGGCTGCCTATATCGCCCGGGCGCGGGTGGTGCCGTTGCGCAATATGGGCGCGGCGATCTCGCCGATGAACAGCTTCCTGATCCTGCAGGGCATCGAGACCCTGCCGCTGCGCATGGACCGGATCTGCGACAACGCACTGACCATCGCCCGCCACCTGTCCCGGCATCCGCTGGTCGACTGGGTCGAGTATGCGGCGCTGGAAGGCAATATCAGCAAGTTGCTGGTCGACATGTACATGGGCGGACGCGCTTCCGGCGTGCTCAGCTTCGGCATCAAGACCGGTGCGGCCGGTGGCGCCAGGTTCATCGACGCGCTGCAGCTGGTCACACGACTGGTCAATATCGGCGACGCCAAGAGCCTGGCCTGCCATCCGGGCAGCACCACCCACCGTCAGTTGAGCCCGGAAGAGCAGTTGAAGGCCGGCGTGCGTCCGGAAATGATCCGGCTGTCGATCGGCATCGAGCATATCGACGACCTGCTGGAAGATATCGACCAGGCGCTGGCCGCTGCAGCCTGA